Proteins encoded in a region of the Vicia villosa cultivar HV-30 ecotype Madison, WI linkage group LG5, Vvil1.0, whole genome shotgun sequence genome:
- the LOC131605270 gene encoding secreted RxLR effector protein 161-like — translation MGSCSEEVVKFKKILMKEFELTGLGKLVYILRMEVLYSEKGIILHQLKYELELLKRFKLQNCKAAVTPSDTNHKLDSDSEGEDVNATTFKQLVGSLRYIKGTLKFGVLFPCGGMTDSELMSYFGSDWWGDRVDRRSTSGYLFKFLGGHISWYFKKQHVVALSTCEAEYIAGVVAACQVVWLLNLL, via the coding sequence ATGGGTAGCTGTTCTGAAGAGGTAGTCAAGTTCAAGAAGATTCTGATGAAAGAATTTGAATTAACTGGCCTAGGAAAGTTGGTATACATTCTAAGGATGGAGGTATTGTACTCTGAGAAGGGTATAATTTTGCATCAGCTAAAGTATGAACTTGAGCTTTTGAAGAGATTTAAGCTGCAGAATTGTAAGGCTGCTGTCACACCTTCAGACACCAATCATAAATTGGATTCTGATTCTGAGGGTGAGGATGTGAATGCTACAACCTTCAAACAGTTGGTTGGTTCTCTGAGGTatatcaagggaactctgaagtttggagTACTATTCCCTTGTGGAGGAATGACAGATTCGGAGTTGATGAGTTACTTTGGTTCTGATTGGTGGGGAGATAGAGTTGATAGAAGAAGTACTTCTGGATACTTGTTTAAGTTTCTGGGAGGTCATATTTCTTGGTATTTCAAGAAGCAGCATGTTGTTGCACTATCAACGTGTGAAGCCGAGTACATTGCAGGtgttgtagctgcatgtcaagttgTTTGGCTTCTGAACCTACTGTAG